CCCGGTGTGCGCAAAACTTACCGGAGCAATCTTTCTATATTTGAAAGTAACATATTGACTTTTCTAACATATGTGTTAATATTATTAAAGGAGGCGATGAAAATGATTACAGTGTGCCCAAATTGCGGTTCTCAACTTCATATAACTGGACTAAAATGCCCTGACTGCGGAACAGCCATAACGGGGGATTTCCCCATGGATGAACTGTTTAAGCTAACGCCTGAACAGTTGGACTTTGTAAAACTATTCTTAAAGAAACGAGGCAATTTATCTGAAGTGCAGAAGGAATTGGGACTGTCTTATCCGACAGTGAGAAACCGGTTGGAGAGCATACTAAAAACCTTAGGATACGACGTACAAGAAGAGATCACAGAGTGGGACATACTTGAACAACTAAGAGAAGGTTCACTGGATGCAGAAACTGCACTTCGTGTACTAAAGGAGTTAAAGGGACATGAAAACAACTAAGCTGTTTACCATACCCTTTTCAGAAAAGAAGCTAAAAATATTAGCGGTCTCTGCTGATCTTGAAATTAAAAGCGGTAAGAACTCGCAAGTAGTTTTAGAAGTGGAACTTGAGGGCGAAGCTGAAAAAATACAAGTTTACGAGCCCAAGGTAAGACGCACTGACGATGAACTTGAAATTACTCTAGAGTACGAGGCAAACCACATGGCGCTCGTGTCCTTTGGGCGATCTAAGTCGCTTCGGGTGGATAAAGCGACCATTACACTACCTTCCACAAAAGAGTTTTCCATTTCCACCGTGTCCGGAGATGTAAACTTATCAGCACCTAATTGCCAAGACAGGCTAACACTAAAAGCCATAAGCGGTGATGCAAACATGTCCGATGTGGAATGCCAAGAAATCGATATAAAAACTACTTCAGGTGACATTAGACTAAGGAATGTAAAGGCAAAAAACCAGCTAAGGGTGTCCTTGGTAAGTGGGGATCTATTGGCTCAGGACATTAGCTTCAGAGAAGCGCGCATGGAAACTGTGTCTGGTGACATAGTCATACGAGAGCTTACCGATACTTTTCGTTCGATCCAGTTCAAATCAGTTTCAGGCGATCTTGTGATAAACATGGCAGTTCTACCTCCAAGCAGAATTGAATTCAGCACATTGTCAGGTACCATAAAAGTGGGCCAGCGATTGCTAAAAGGGGTAAAAGGCTCAGTGGATACGGCTCCAAAACCTGTAGCGACGGTTAGAATCAATACAGTGAGCGGCTCTGCTACGCTGCAAGCTGCCAGAGAAGAGCAACAAACCCCCGAAGACGTTGACTTGTTCGTCGATCTAATAAAGAGTAAAAAGGCCACACCTGAGCAAGTCGCGGAGATGATGCGACTATTAGGTTTTGAAGACGAAACAATACAAAAAGTAATACAGAGTTGATACAATAACAGCCAAGGAAGCCAAAAGGAGCTGATACAATGCGCGACAAACTGGTGAAGCGTTTTCTTAAGTATGTATCATTCGATACCCAGTCAGACGAGAACAGCAGCACTTACCCCAGTACGGCAAAACAGCTGGAACTAGCGAACTACTTAGTAGAGGAACTAAAGTCATTGGGACTTGCAGACGCAGCCGTAGACCAATACGGCTATGTCACTGCGACACTGCCAGGTAATGTGCAAGGAAAAGATGTCCCCGTAATTGGTTTTCTAGCTCACATGGATACCAGTCCTGAATTCCCCGGTGCTAATGTTAAGCCAAGGATTATTGAGAACTACGATGGGCAGTCGACCATCGAACTAGGCGCAGGGCGTGTCCTATCTCCTGAAGAATTCCCGCATCTAAAGAACTATGCTGGTAAAACACTGATAACCACCGATGGAACGACGCTACTTGGTGCAGACGATAAAGCAGGTATAGCAGAAATAGTGACTGCAGTGGAGTACCTACTTGAGCATCCCGAAATAGAACATGGCACCATAAAGGTAGGATTTACACCTGACGAAGAAGTAGGCCGAGGCGTAGACTATTTCGACGTGAAAAAATTTGGCGCTGATTTTGCTTTTACCCTAGACGGTGGGGAATATGGAGAATTGAGCTACGAAACGTTCAACGCAGCTCAAGCTAAAGTGATTGTGCACGGTAAGAGCATTCATCCTGGCGAGGCAAAGAACAAAATGAAAAACGCCATTCTCATGGCAATGGATTACATAAATCAAATGCCCCCTGCTGAAGCACCTGCCCACACAGAAGGGTATGAGGGTTTCTATCATGTTTACCACATTGAAGGCAGTGTTGACCGCGCAGATCTAACATGGATCATACGCGATCACCATAGGGACCGTTTCGAGGAAAGAAAGACATATATGGTAAACGCTGCCCAATGGATGAATAAGAAATATGGTGATGGTACCTTTGAAATAGACGTGAAAGACCAATACTACAACCTGTATGAAGTTCTAAAGGACAAACCAGAAATTATCGAGCTTGCGAAAAAAGCAATGAAAGATGCCGGTATCGATCCAATTATTAGGCCCGTGCGAGGCGGAACCGATGGCTCACGCTTAACCTTCATGGGACTACCCACACCAAATTTGTTCACCGGAGGCCACAACTACCACGGTCCCTATGAATACATAGTTGTGGAATCCATGGAAAAAGCAGTGGAAGTCATAGTTAACATTGTTAAACTAGCTGCACAAGGTAACTAAAACATTAATTAACTAATCAACATGACCCGGTGAGGAGGAACCAAAGTACTTGCGTTTCTGGTTCCTCCCTTTTATTTCTCGATGTTCTCGTCTTTGTTGTTCTTTGATTTATTTTCCCTGCGCTTCTTCTTCACTCCCATGAGATGCTCAAGACGTTGCCCGTATTTGCTCTCCAATCCCTGATCAGAAGGCAAGTAGTAGCGCTTTCCCAGCAAGTTGGGAGGGAGGCATTCCATATCTGCAATGTGTTCTTCATAGTCGTGACTGTACTTGTAATCCTTTCCGTATCCAACCTCTTTCATGAGCCTAGTAGGGGCGTTTCTAAGATGCAATGGAACTGGTTCCGCCATGGTTTCCAGAGCATCTTGTTTTGCCTTTTCATAGCCCACATACAGGCTATTGGACTTCGGGGCTAACGAAAGATAGACAACTGCTTGAGCCAGGTTGGCTGTGCATTCTGGCATTCCAATGTAATTCGCTGCATCAAAAGCAGCCACCGCTTGCATGAGTGCTTGGGGGTCGGCCATGCCAACATCTTCAGAAGCAAAACGGACAATACGGCGTGCAACATACAAAGGATCTTCTCCAGCTTCCAGCATCCGAGCAAGCCAATACAGTGCAGCATCAGGATCGCTATTGCGCATGGATTTGTGAAGCGCCGAGATGAGATTGTAATGCTCTTCCCCTGCCTTGTCGTAAAGCAAAGTCTTCTTCTGAAGGGCCTCGCTGATGACCTCGTCACTAATCACCCTAATCCCTTCGCTGTTGGGATCAGTGCCAAATACAGCCATCTCCAATGTATTCAAGGCAATACGCGCATCACCATCGGAATAAACAGCAATACGCATCAGCTGCTCATCTGTTATGACCACACGCTCATTGCCAAGCCCCCGCTCTTTATCAGCTAGCGCTCTGTAAAGTATGGTCTTGATATCCTCTGCCTCCAAGGGCTCAAGCACTACCACCTTCGACCTGGACAATAGAGGACTTATGATTTCAAAAGAGGGATTCTCCGTAGTGGCACAAATGAGAACTACAGCTC
The genomic region above belongs to Coprothermobacter proteolyticus DSM 5265 and contains:
- the pepT gene encoding peptidase T, whose protein sequence is MRDKLVKRFLKYVSFDTQSDENSSTYPSTAKQLELANYLVEELKSLGLADAAVDQYGYVTATLPGNVQGKDVPVIGFLAHMDTSPEFPGANVKPRIIENYDGQSTIELGAGRVLSPEEFPHLKNYAGKTLITTDGTTLLGADDKAGIAEIVTAVEYLLEHPEIEHGTIKVGFTPDEEVGRGVDYFDVKKFGADFAFTLDGGEYGELSYETFNAAQAKVIVHGKSIHPGEAKNKMKNAILMAMDYINQMPPAEAPAHTEGYEGFYHVYHIEGSVDRADLTWIIRDHHRDRFEERKTYMVNAAQWMNKKYGDGTFEIDVKDQYYNLYEVLKDKPEIIELAKKAMKDAGIDPIIRPVRGGTDGSRLTFMGLPTPNLFTGGHNYHGPYEYIVVESMEKAVEVIVNIVKLAAQGN
- a CDS encoding DUF2089 domain-containing protein encodes the protein MITVCPNCGSQLHITGLKCPDCGTAITGDFPMDELFKLTPEQLDFVKLFLKKRGNLSEVQKELGLSYPTVRNRLESILKTLGYDVQEEITEWDILEQLREGSLDAETALRVLKELKGHENN
- a CDS encoding replication-associated recombination protein A, with the translated sequence MTDNRFQDSLFKPSSKWIPLAERMRPRTLDEIVGQDKAFGKGTLLRKLIEEDKLTSLVLWGPPGVGKTSIAMVIANTTKARFLRFSAVTSGIKEIKEVLEDAEVQFNMGRRTVIFVDEIHHFNKTQQDAFLPYVEKGAVVLICATTENPSFEIISPLLSRSKVVVLEPLEAEDIKTILYRALADKERGLGNERVVITDEQLMRIAVYSDGDARIALNTLEMAVFGTDPNSEGIRVISDEVISEALQKKTLLYDKAGEEHYNLISALHKSMRNSDPDAALYWLARMLEAGEDPLYVARRIVRFASEDVGMADPQALMQAVAAFDAANYIGMPECTANLAQAVVYLSLAPKSNSLYVGYEKAKQDALETMAEPVPLHLRNAPTRLMKEVGYGKDYKYSHDYEEHIADMECLPPNLLGKRYYLPSDQGLESKYGQRLEHLMGVKKKRRENKSKNNKDENIEK
- a CDS encoding DUF4097 family beta strand repeat-containing protein — its product is MKTTKLFTIPFSEKKLKILAVSADLEIKSGKNSQVVLEVELEGEAEKIQVYEPKVRRTDDELEITLEYEANHMALVSFGRSKSLRVDKATITLPSTKEFSISTVSGDVNLSAPNCQDRLTLKAISGDANMSDVECQEIDIKTTSGDIRLRNVKAKNQLRVSLVSGDLLAQDISFREARMETVSGDIVIRELTDTFRSIQFKSVSGDLVINMAVLPPSRIEFSTLSGTIKVGQRLLKGVKGSVDTAPKPVATVRINTVSGSATLQAAREEQQTPEDVDLFVDLIKSKKATPEQVAEMMRLLGFEDETIQKVIQS